Below is a window of Streptomyces sp. NBC_00223 DNA.
CACAGCAGGGCCCGGCAGGTCAGGTCGCCGAGGCGCTGCTCCCGCTCGGACTCGGGCGGGCCGAGGACCGTACGGTAGCGGCGTTCGCCGCCGGGGAAGGTACGGGAGTGCAGGCGCGCCTGCCAGCGGCGGTGGGCGTCCCTGAGGTCGGCGTGGGTCGCGCCCAGCGCCCGGAGGGCGTCTTCGACCAGGCCCGGCTGGTGGTCCGCCATGCGGCGCAGCAGAACGAGCTGGAAGTGGGCGGGCCCGAAAGGTGTGGCCATGCGCGCGAGATTACGTCGCCGACCCGGCCGGTGTTCCCTCCGCTTCGCCTTCCCGCCACCCGCCCGTGCGCGAACCGTCACCCGGAGGGGGCTGGCGCGGGACGTAACGGATTTGTATAGTGGAGAAACAAAGTGGCTCCGCCCGTCTTCCCTGACCGACGGGCGGGGCCACTGAGTACGTTCACCGTAAGGAGCACCATGCCGTCCCTCCCGCCCGCACGCCTGAGCGCGAGCGCCCTGCTGCTCGACATGGACGGCACCCTCGTCAACTCCGACGCGGTCGTCGAGCGCTGCTGGACCCGCTGGGCCGAGCGCCACGGCCTCGCGCCCGCCGCCGTGCTGAAGGTCGTGCACGGCAGGCAGGGCCACGCCACGATGGCCGCCCTCCTCCCGCAGCGCCCGATGGCGGAGAACCACGCGGAGAACGCGCTGATGCTCGCCGAGGAGACCGCCGACATCGAAGGCGTCGTCCCCGTACCCGGCGCCCCCGCCTTCCTCGCCGCCCTGCAAGGGCACCCGCACGCGCTGGTGACCTCCGCGAGCGAGGGGCTGGCCGTGACCCGGATGCGCGCCGCCGGGCTGCCGCTGCCGTCCGTGCTGGTGACCGCCGAGCGGGTCAGCGCGAGCAAGCCCGACCCCGAGGGCTTCCTCAAGGGCGCCGCCGAGCTGGGCTTCGCCCCCGAACAGTGCCTGGTCTTCGAGGACGCCGAGGTCGGTATCGCCGCCGCCAGGGCCGCCGGGATGCGGGTGATCGGCGTCGGCCCCCGCGCCGCCGCGCACGGCCCGACCGCGCACGTCGACTCCCTGGAGCAGGTACGGGTGGAGGCCGCCCCGGAAGGCGGCCTCCTCGTCACGATCGGCTGACCGGGGGCCGCAGCCCCCGTGGCGCGCCTCAGCCCGCCGCGGCCTCGTACAGGCTGAACCCGGCCAGTACGACCATCACCGCCGCCGCGACCTTCGTGATCAGCCGCAACGGCACCCGCTTCATCAGCAGCTGCCCGCCGAAGATGCCCAGCGCCCCGACCGCCCACAGGCCCAGGACCGCGCCGATGCCGACCGAGATCGGGTTGTCGTAACGGGCGGCCAGGTTCGCGGTCATGATCTGGGTCAGATCGCCGAACTCGGCGACCAGGATCAGCATGAAGCCCGTTCCCGCGACCTTCCAGAAGCTCTGGTCGGCGGGGGCCCGTACCTTCTCGTCCTCGTCGCCCTTGGCCAGCAGCAGCATCACCGCGCCCGCCAGGAAGAGCACGCCCACCACCCCCTGCACCCAGCGGTGCGGGAGCAGGGTGAGCAGGCTGCCCGCGGCGATGGCGAGCGCGACATGGACGGCGAAGGCGGCCGCGACCCCGCAGAAGACGTAGGACGCGCGGTAGCGGGTGCCGAGCATGAGCCCGGCCAGGGCGGTCTTGTCGGGGAGTTCGGCCAGGAAGATCACGCCGAAGACGACGGCTGTGACGGTGATGCTGAACACGGAAGGGTTCCTCGTTCGGTCGGGGCAGCCGTACCGGGAGGACCACAAGGAGGAGCGGGGGTCGCTTCGGCACGGCAGCGTCTGGACACTGCGGCCGAAGGTCTCGCTGGCGGGTGTACGCGAGGTACACCGCCTCCGGGCGCCGGCCCGGCCGTTCTCGCGAACGATCCGGGCAGTATGTCGACGGTCCGGCGAAGAGCTACTCCCCTTCTGCTGCCCGTCACTCTACCGGAGGCATCGGACCGGGCTACGTCGTCCGGGTGATCCGGCCACGGGCGACCAGTTCGAGCACCACGGACACCGACACCGCCTGGACGGCCATCAGCGCGATGAGCACGAAGAACTGCACGGCCCCGGCCGTGATCGGGCTCGCCCCGCCGAGCAGCATGCCGACGAAGGCGCCCGGCAGTGTGACCAGCCCCACCGTCCTGGTCTGGTCGAGCCCCGGGATCAGCGCGCCGGACGCCGCGGGCCGGGCGATCTCCATCCGCGCGTCCCGGTCGGTGAAGCCGAGCGCCATCGCGGCCTCGACCTCCCCCGCCCGCCCGGCCAGCTCCTCCAGGGCCCGGCGCCCGCCGAGCACGGTCGCGGTCAGCCCGCCGCCGATGAGGATGCCGGCGACCGGGATCAGCGCGATCCCGTTCACCGGCACCAGACCGGTCAGCACCAGCAGCGCCACCACCGGCAGCGCGCCCGCCCCGACCGGTACGGCCACCCACCGCCAGGTGGCGTTGCGGGTGATCCGGCGGCCCGCGGTCCAGGACGCGACGCCGTACATGAGGGCCACGAAGCCCAGCAGGGCCGCCTGGTGGCGCACGACCCAGCCGATGAGCGCGGAGACCGCGGCGAGTTGTACGGCGGCCCGGACACCGGCGGTGGCGATGCCGCGGGCGTACTTCTCGTGCGTGTCGGCGAGCCGGGCGTACGCGGCGATCCCGGTCCCCGCGACCAGCAGCACCGCCAGGACGACTCCCAGCGTGCGGTCGACGGGCAGCAGGGAGGCGGACGCGACGGGCACGGCGCCACTCTAGGCGGGCGGTCGTGGGGGCCGAACCGCCCTGGACAAAGGGATGCTGAACCGTTTCCGTTGATCTATTCCCGCCGTAATGACGCCGTGATTGTCTAGTAGGTCACGTCTCCCCGACGGAACCGAAGGTCATCACTGGCGTACGCTGTACGGCTGAAGGTGAATCAAGTTCCGGCGCTGTTGACGCGGCCTCGCCGGACGGCTTTCGGGCACTCCGCGAAGGGCTTCTGAGCAGCACGGCACGGCGAACCACGGCACGACTCGGGCAGGACCGGCGAAGGGCGGGAAGGCGAAGTGCTGCAAGGCCTGGGCTCCCTGTTCGACTGGCCGTGGATCTACGCCCTCGTCGCGCTCTCCGTGCTCCTTGACGTCTTCGTCCCGGTCCTGCCCAGCGGTGTGCTGGTGATCAGCGCCGCCACCGCCGGTTCCGCCGGTTCCGGCACCGGTGACATCCTCGACATTCTCGTGCTGCTGGCGTGCGCGGCCACCGCGTCCTGCGCCGGGGACGTCCTCGCGTACCGGCTGGCCTGGCGCGGCGGCGAGTGGTTCGACCGCAGGGTGGCGAACTCACGGCGGCTGTCGACCGCTCACGAACGGCTCGGCCAGGTGCTGATCGGCGGTGGCGGCGCCTTCGTGGTGCTGGCCCGCTTCGCGCCCGCCGGACGCAGCGTCGTCAGCCTCGCCGCGGGCACGTCCCGGCGCCGGCCGCGGGACTTCCTGCCCTGGTCCGCGCTGGCCGGGGTGTGCTGGGCGACGTACAGCGTCGGCCTGGGCTGGATAGGCGGCAAGTGGCTCGGTGCCAGCTGGTTCGGCACCCTGATGTCGCTGGTGGCGCTGCTGGGCGCGGGTGCCTTCGCCGGGCTCGTCTTCCGGCGGGAGCGCCGGCTGGCCATGAAGGCGGCGTCCTTCGCGGCCGTGCCGCTGACGATTCCGCCGCAGGGGACGCCGCCGGACCGCGGTTCGGTCATCGAGGCGCTCTGAGCGCTCGGCGCTCTGCGTATTACGCCCTTCCGCGCCTCCCCCGGCGGCCGGTCCGTACGTCCGTCGGCGCGCGCTGTCCCGTATGCCTGCCCGGCCCGTGCGAGCGACCTTCGTCCTGCCGTGCGGGCGCACGCGCGTTCGGTCCAACATGTGGGATTTGGGGGCGGAATTACCGTGATTTCCGAAAGTATTCTCACTCGTTCCGGCAATAGTCAGCACGCTGGGTGAACGTAAGAATCGGGGCTGTATCACCTCCTTACGGGAAGGACAGCCCATGTCGGTCGATGCCGGCCAGGACACCGCGCCGAGCGCTTCGCAGGACGGCCAGGCGCGTACGAGTCTCGACACGGCCGCCGCGCGGAATCTGGCGACCACCACCAAGTCCGAGCCGCAGATGCAGGGCATTTCGTCCCGCTGGCTGCTGCGCGTGCTGCCGTGGGTGCAGGTCAACGCCGGCACCTACCGGGTCAACCGCCGGCTCAGCTACTCGGTGGGCGACGGCCGGGTGACCTTCGTCAAGACGGGGGCCGAGGTCCGGGTCATCCCGCAGGAGCTGGGCGAGATCGCGGTGCTCAGGTCGTTCGGCGACGTCGGCGCCCTGAGCGCCCTGGCGGATCGTTTCGTCCAGCGCGAGTACGAGCCCGGTGACGTCATCGCCGAGCTCGGGCGCCCC
It encodes the following:
- a CDS encoding HAD-IA family hydrolase, whose translation is MPSLPPARLSASALLLDMDGTLVNSDAVVERCWTRWAERHGLAPAAVLKVVHGRQGHATMAALLPQRPMAENHAENALMLAEETADIEGVVPVPGAPAFLAALQGHPHALVTSASEGLAVTRMRAAGLPLPSVLVTAERVSASKPDPEGFLKGAAELGFAPEQCLVFEDAEVGIAAARAAGMRVIGVGPRAAAHGPTAHVDSLEQVRVEAAPEGGLLVTIG
- a CDS encoding TMEM165/GDT1 family protein, with the protein product MFSITVTAVVFGVIFLAELPDKTALAGLMLGTRYRASYVFCGVAAAFAVHVALAIAAGSLLTLLPHRWVQGVVGVLFLAGAVMLLLAKGDEDEKVRAPADQSFWKVAGTGFMLILVAEFGDLTQIMTANLAARYDNPISVGIGAVLGLWAVGALGIFGGQLLMKRVPLRLITKVAAAVMVVLAGFSLYEAAAG
- a CDS encoding ABC transporter permease, with amino-acid sequence MPVASASLLPVDRTLGVVLAVLLVAGTGIAAYARLADTHEKYARGIATAGVRAAVQLAAVSALIGWVVRHQAALLGFVALMYGVASWTAGRRITRNATWRWVAVPVGAGALPVVALLVLTGLVPVNGIALIPVAGILIGGGLTATVLGGRRALEELAGRAGEVEAAMALGFTDRDARMEIARPAASGALIPGLDQTRTVGLVTLPGAFVGMLLGGASPITAGAVQFFVLIALMAVQAVSVSVVLELVARGRITRTT
- a CDS encoding DedA family protein, whose product is MLQGLGSLFDWPWIYALVALSVLLDVFVPVLPSGVLVISAATAGSAGSGTGDILDILVLLACAATASCAGDVLAYRLAWRGGEWFDRRVANSRRLSTAHERLGQVLIGGGGAFVVLARFAPAGRSVVSLAAGTSRRRPRDFLPWSALAGVCWATYSVGLGWIGGKWLGASWFGTLMSLVALLGAGAFAGLVFRRERRLAMKAASFAAVPLTIPPQGTPPDRGSVIEAL